A genomic window from Chlorobium phaeobacteroides DSM 266 includes:
- a CDS encoding DUF3298 and DUF4163 domain-containing protein: MKDLSTCIRNTAAFIFILFVLSAANVGCSPEKSSLPLSYEMKRIEKFFHEGKTKEDRESYCKCNYPVFSGRKNAEAINNHLQQWIADSTAIAPGKNYTGSKSIETLSDNFLKEYERVRKDFPVNWPYVFMLDGSVLLNRSGLLSIDLSSYSFTGGAHGSSHTEYFVFDTLSGDRLKLKDVFEERFENALNTLIEKRYREMKGLSPSDKLNGEKGELFENFIHFNNNFALTDKGVSFLYNQYEIAARPAGTIEVDLSYGELSAILKPRFRVL; the protein is encoded by the coding sequence ATGAAAGACCTTTCAACCTGTATTCGCAATACCGCAGCTTTTATTTTCATACTTTTCGTTCTGTCTGCCGCAAACGTCGGCTGCAGTCCGGAGAAATCATCGCTGCCGCTCAGTTATGAGATGAAACGTATCGAGAAATTCTTCCATGAGGGAAAAACGAAGGAAGACCGCGAGTCATACTGCAAGTGCAACTACCCTGTTTTTTCCGGCAGAAAAAATGCCGAAGCGATCAACAACCATCTGCAGCAATGGATTGCAGACAGTACTGCCATCGCTCCGGGAAAAAACTATACGGGAAGCAAGTCCATTGAAACGCTGTCCGATAATTTTCTGAAAGAATACGAACGCGTCAGAAAAGATTTTCCTGTTAACTGGCCTTACGTGTTCATGCTTGACGGCTCGGTTTTATTAAACAGATCCGGGTTGTTGAGTATCGATCTATCCAGTTATTCGTTTACCGGCGGGGCCCATGGCAGCAGCCACACAGAGTACTTCGTTTTCGATACCCTGTCGGGCGATCGGCTCAAGCTGAAAGATGTTTTTGAGGAGCGTTTTGAAAATGCCCTGAACACGCTGATCGAAAAGCGTTACCGCGAGATGAAAGGCCTTTCTCCATCGGACAAGCTGAATGGAGAAAAAGGCGAGCTTTTCGAAAATTTCATCCATTTCAACAATAACTTCGCTCTTACCGATAAAGGGGTCAGCTTTTTATACAACCAGTATGAAATTGCAGCTCGTCCTGCAGGCACGATCGAAGTTGATCTTTCATACGGTGAACTGTCAGCTATCCTGAAACCCAGGTTCAGAGTTCTGTAG
- a CDS encoding oxidoreductase, whose translation MYTRLFSPITIGSVEIKNRVAMTAMGVNLAAAGGGINDDIIAFYEARARGGTGLIISGICRVMDGEGAGEACQIAARNTADLQGLGRLVDTVHKYDTRLFLQLHHPGRNYGLGSEQPVSASPVTTLFHCKTPRALTVPEIETIQQAFVNGAHLARVAGADGVELHGAHGYLINGFLSPYLNKRTDQYGNSFENRMRFLLEIVSGIRNRCGKNFPIGVRLSVDEFLGQYGNDLATSCRIASELELAGIDFLDISCTIPDSPEINACIEPGTFEQGWKKYMAAEIKKFVKIPLIAVANIKDPDIAEAILEENCCDLVGVARGHLADPEWCNKAKTAGMEQTIRKCIGCLVCFDEIEHGRHVKCSVNPKTGREREFENMVHNGAGRTVAVIGGGPSGITAALVLQQRGFQTVLFDPLPRLGGMLNVADKGIGKDKITCCVESMIVQSDRSGIQLRLGENATIDKIKSLSPCGVFIACGAEPLIPEIPGIDGQNVFTAEDVLLKKVRVIGDCIIAGSGMTGLETAEVVVREGHKTTLIDMLPEIGYGAEPTVILDIRRRMEQYNPTYMPGHKLVRIIPDGVDVENIQNGLTVFVPARTVILALGVRPQKTIVEQFKAAFPEAKVIGDASHGGRILDATQDAYGKAFVFNP comes from the coding sequence ATGTACACCAGACTATTCAGCCCTATAACGATAGGCTCCGTAGAGATCAAAAACCGCGTAGCAATGACCGCTATGGGAGTTAACCTTGCTGCTGCGGGCGGTGGCATTAACGATGATATAATCGCTTTTTATGAAGCACGTGCACGAGGTGGCACCGGACTGATCATAAGCGGAATATGTCGTGTTATGGATGGTGAAGGAGCTGGAGAAGCTTGTCAGATCGCAGCAAGAAATACGGCAGACCTCCAGGGATTGGGTCGGCTCGTCGATACTGTCCATAAGTACGATACAAGGCTATTTCTGCAACTCCATCATCCTGGCCGCAACTATGGACTTGGCAGTGAGCAACCGGTTTCAGCATCACCGGTCACAACACTTTTCCATTGTAAAACACCCCGAGCCCTTACTGTTCCTGAAATTGAAACCATTCAACAAGCATTCGTCAATGGCGCTCACTTAGCCAGAGTTGCCGGTGCCGACGGTGTTGAACTTCATGGCGCACATGGTTACCTGATCAATGGCTTTCTGTCTCCGTATCTCAATAAACGAACCGACCAATATGGAAACAGTTTTGAAAACCGTATGCGGTTTTTACTCGAAATCGTGTCAGGCATCAGAAACAGGTGCGGAAAGAATTTTCCCATTGGAGTCCGCCTTTCGGTTGATGAATTCCTTGGACAGTATGGGAACGACCTTGCAACATCATGCAGGATCGCATCAGAGCTTGAACTTGCGGGTATAGACTTTCTTGATATCAGTTGTACGATTCCCGACAGTCCCGAAATAAATGCCTGTATAGAACCTGGAACGTTCGAGCAGGGATGGAAAAAGTACATGGCCGCCGAAATCAAAAAGTTCGTGAAGATCCCGTTAATCGCTGTTGCCAACATTAAAGACCCCGACATAGCAGAAGCAATTCTTGAAGAGAATTGCTGTGATCTGGTAGGCGTCGCACGCGGCCATCTCGCGGACCCGGAGTGGTGCAACAAGGCAAAAACTGCAGGAATGGAACAGACAATCCGAAAGTGTATAGGGTGTCTTGTCTGTTTCGACGAGATAGAACATGGACGGCATGTCAAATGTTCTGTCAATCCGAAAACCGGACGCGAGCGTGAATTCGAGAATATGGTACATAATGGCGCTGGCCGTACGGTCGCAGTGATCGGTGGCGGACCATCAGGAATCACAGCGGCTCTGGTTTTGCAACAACGAGGCTTTCAAACCGTCCTGTTCGATCCATTACCCCGGCTTGGCGGCATGTTGAACGTAGCCGACAAAGGAATCGGCAAGGATAAGATTACCTGTTGCGTTGAATCAATGATCGTTCAATCGGATCGATCCGGCATCCAGTTAAGACTCGGTGAAAACGCGACGATTGACAAAATCAAATCGCTCTCCCCATGCGGAGTCTTTATCGCCTGCGGTGCCGAACCGCTTATTCCGGAAATACCCGGCATCGATGGTCAGAATGTCTTCACTGCAGAAGATGTGCTGCTTAAAAAGGTCAGGGTCATCGGTGATTGCATTATCGCAGGATCAGGAATGACTGGTCTTGAAACTGCGGAAGTCGTTGTCAGAGAGGGCCATAAAACAACCCTCATCGACATGCTGCCGGAAATAGGCTATGGTGCGGAACCGACTGTCATCCTTGACATCAGGCGACGAATGGAGCAATACAATCCAACGTATATGCCTGGGCATAAACTTGTACGGATTATACCCGATGGAGTGGATGTCGAGAACATACAGAACGGCTTGACGGTTTTCGTGCCAGCTCGCACGGTAATACTTGCACTTGGGGTACGTCCGCAAAAGACCATTGTCGAGCAGTTCAAAGCGGCTTTTCCTGAAGCGAAAGTTATTGGCGATGCATCACATGGAGGAAGAATTCTTGATGCCACCCAGGATGCCTATGGTAAGGCTTTTGTGTTTAACCCGTAA
- the hepT gene encoding type VII toxin-antitoxin system HepT family RNase toxin → MDWPLIEQKLESLRRSIFRVKEKCPETAAGLAADYDAQDILSLNLTRAVQMCVDIGAHLVSDSKFPPPGTMGKTFDILCDVGIISADLAGRMKKAVGFRNIAVHNYESINWAIVFAIATTHIRDFEEFARAVSRLSDTH, encoded by the coding sequence ATGGATTGGCCGTTAATCGAACAGAAACTTGAGTCGTTGCGTCGGTCAATTTTCAGGGTTAAAGAAAAATGTCCTGAAACCGCTGCCGGGCTTGCAGCCGATTACGACGCTCAGGATATTCTTTCCCTCAATCTCACCCGAGCTGTTCAAATGTGCGTTGATATTGGAGCGCATCTTGTTTCCGATTCCAAGTTTCCTCCACCCGGCACCATGGGAAAGACTTTCGATATTTTATGCGATGTCGGAATTATCAGTGCCGATTTGGCCGGTCGCATGAAAAAAGCTGTAGGGTTTCGAAATATCGCCGTTCATAACTATGAATCTATAAACTGGGCAATTGTTTTTGCCATTGCCACAACCCATATCCGGGATTTTGAAGAGTTTGCCCGGGCGGTGTCGCGACTGAGCGATACGCATTGA
- a CDS encoding SDR family NAD(P)-dependent oxidoreductase — protein sequence MEEKMHYFQGKVAVITGASTGIGLGLARKLLENGAEVFMSSRTPEHIAEAAVSLRPYGDKVHAQVLDVRDEKAVTDYMDYVASRSRLVDYLFCNAGVGYGQPYANVTKREDWNTIFDVNVFGVVNCVHAMLPHLLEKKSGHIVITSSVAGISPLPYQTIYVASKYAVYGFARCLRYELEEKNIKVSVICPGAVATNIFYRCLDYSLDFDLPVPPNAMGIDQAGEEILDGIRNGQEVIPLNDDARDLYKNICEGNAEAVEAFLQIVKEMNLKTHKQMNING from the coding sequence ATGGAAGAAAAAATGCATTATTTTCAGGGCAAGGTCGCCGTCATAACCGGCGCATCAACAGGAATCGGACTGGGTTTGGCCAGAAAATTACTCGAGAACGGGGCTGAGGTATTTATGTCGAGTCGAACTCCGGAACATATCGCCGAGGCTGCGGTGTCGCTAAGGCCGTATGGTGACAAGGTGCATGCGCAGGTGCTCGATGTCAGGGATGAGAAAGCTGTTACAGACTATATGGACTATGTGGCTTCCCGTTCCCGATTGGTTGATTATCTGTTCTGCAACGCTGGAGTCGGTTACGGCCAGCCTTACGCTAACGTGACGAAACGCGAGGACTGGAATACGATTTTCGATGTGAACGTTTTCGGCGTTGTTAATTGTGTTCATGCAATGCTGCCGCATCTTCTGGAAAAGAAAAGCGGTCACATCGTCATCACTTCGTCGGTTGCCGGCATCTCTCCGCTACCATATCAGACGATCTACGTCGCCAGTAAATATGCGGTATACGGTTTTGCCCGATGTCTCAGATACGAACTCGAAGAAAAAAATATCAAGGTATCGGTCATCTGTCCAGGAGCAGTGGCGACAAATATCTTTTACCGTTGTCTGGATTATTCTCTTGACTTCGATCTGCCGGTACCGCCGAATGCCATGGGTATCGATCAGGCAGGAGAGGAGATTCTTGACGGAATCAGAAACGGACAGGAGGTAATACCGCTCAATGACGATGCACGTGACCTGTATAAAAACATCTGTGAAGGGAATGCCGAAGCTGTTGAAGCTTTTTTGCAGATCGTCAAGGAGATGAACCTGAAAACCCATAAACAAATGAACATCAATGGATAA
- a CDS encoding acetoacetate decarboxylase family protein: protein MKNGSYFIPREQIYPFMNPGAMNNEEGLYLFWETNPETAQRILPPPLSLADPKHPIVMAYVVNIREPSFAPWYMEGGIGILCSYGDITGIYFLNLQLSGPGALTGLCSGREFSGLPKKICERIVVERTDHFAHAYIESKGKRIFKVEIDIGSYNDLSMEDFHRDKQKGAQERGSCLLFRSENTRADDGRFMFSAADLVNYDTVTDYLSWEPAKIESIIMEPSLDDPWAELSVVKLLGAAYSINSNRVLDISPIARIEGNDADNLFSYLFTGRWDRSTICTGHQRYGQF, encoded by the coding sequence ATGAAAAACGGAAGCTATTTTATACCGCGTGAACAGATCTACCCCTTCATGAATCCGGGTGCCATGAACAACGAAGAGGGTCTTTACCTCTTCTGGGAAACGAATCCCGAAACCGCACAACGTATTTTACCGCCGCCTCTTTCACTCGCAGACCCGAAACACCCTATAGTGATGGCTTACGTCGTTAATATCCGTGAACCATCTTTTGCTCCCTGGTATATGGAGGGAGGCATTGGCATATTATGCAGTTACGGAGATATTACCGGAATCTATTTCCTTAACCTTCAGCTCAGCGGCCCCGGAGCGTTGACTGGGCTCTGCTCCGGACGTGAATTTTCCGGTCTTCCAAAAAAGATCTGCGAGAGAATCGTTGTTGAGCGTACGGATCATTTCGCCCATGCATATATCGAGAGTAAGGGTAAACGCATTTTTAAAGTAGAGATCGATATCGGATCATATAACGACTTGAGCATGGAAGACTTCCATCGCGATAAACAAAAAGGTGCACAGGAACGAGGGTCTTGCCTGCTTTTTCGGAGCGAAAACACGAGGGCAGACGATGGACGGTTCATGTTTTCTGCGGCTGACCTCGTCAACTATGACACTGTCACCGACTACCTGTCGTGGGAGCCGGCGAAGATCGAATCGATAATTATGGAGCCATCGCTCGATGACCCCTGGGCAGAGTTATCGGTTGTAAAGTTGCTTGGAGCGGCTTACAGCATCAACTCGAACCGAGTGCTGGATATTTCCCCTATCGCAAGGATCGAAGGGAATGATGCTGACAATCTGTTCTCGTATTTATTCACCGGTCGATGGGATCGTTCGACGATTTGTACTGGTCATCAACGTTACGGACAATTTTAA
- a CDS encoding SDR family oxidoreductase: protein MNETAAYYKGRVAIVTGGASGIGLALGETMLAYEASHIILADFNDLNLARETERLNAAYQGKVLGCHCDVTKEEDVRKMMQSAVEFGGGRIDFLFNNAGAGFLGPFEELTNEDWEKAFALNFYGALYGIRSVLPIMRAQGSGHIVNIISGIAFFPMASQTMYSATKAALNGLTLALRYELWDDQIRVTSATPGTTITAIWKDITPPAEAQSAEQSATRILAGVAKNERIVLGDDADLNGIKKCFDPDAAEYYDAHLLSVARKRKSGEWVF from the coding sequence ATGAATGAAACTGCCGCATACTACAAAGGAAGGGTCGCCATTGTGACCGGAGGCGCATCGGGCATCGGTCTTGCACTTGGCGAAACGATGCTGGCGTACGAAGCCAGCCATATCATTCTTGCCGATTTCAATGACCTGAACCTGGCCCGTGAGACCGAACGGTTAAATGCTGCTTATCAAGGTAAGGTGCTTGGATGCCATTGCGATGTAACGAAGGAAGAGGATGTCAGAAAAATGATGCAGAGTGCCGTCGAATTTGGAGGTGGACGTATCGATTTTCTGTTCAACAATGCTGGTGCCGGATTCTTAGGGCCATTTGAGGAACTGACTAATGAGGACTGGGAAAAGGCGTTTGCGCTCAACTTCTATGGGGCGCTGTATGGTATTCGTTCGGTATTGCCGATCATGCGCGCTCAGGGAAGCGGACACATTGTCAACATCATATCTGGTATAGCTTTTTTTCCAATGGCAAGCCAGACCATGTATTCCGCAACAAAAGCTGCGTTAAACGGACTTACACTGGCACTCCGCTATGAATTATGGGATGATCAGATCCGTGTAACCTCTGCTACGCCAGGTACGACGATAACCGCAATCTGGAAAGACATAACCCCGCCTGCGGAAGCGCAGTCAGCAGAACAATCCGCTACGAGAATTCTTGCTGGTGTGGCAAAAAATGAACGCATTGTGCTTGGTGACGACGCTGATTTAAACGGCATAAAAAAATGTTTTGACCCGGATGCTGCCGAGTATTACGATGCGCATCTCTTGAGCGTAGCTCGTAAACGAAAAAGTGGCGAATGGGTGTTTTAA
- the mntA gene encoding type VII toxin-antitoxin system MntA family adenylyltransferase antitoxin has translation MGTEEKRMATKPVDDQIRQVLERHKAIRLALLFGSLAKGTAHRESDLDLAVGADHPLDADETMELISDLAEATGRPVDLIDLSTVGEPLLGRIIAGGRRIVGSNTLYAGLLLKHLYNQEDFVPYQRRILKERREAWIGR, from the coding sequence ATGGGAACAGAAGAAAAACGCATGGCGACTAAGCCTGTTGACGATCAGATCCGGCAAGTGCTTGAACGGCATAAGGCCATCCGTCTGGCGCTGTTATTTGGCTCATTGGCCAAAGGTACGGCTCATCGTGAAAGCGATCTCGATCTGGCGGTCGGTGCGGATCATCCGCTCGACGCAGATGAAACCATGGAACTGATTTCAGATTTGGCAGAAGCAACAGGTCGTCCTGTTGATCTGATCGACCTGTCAACGGTCGGAGAGCCGCTGCTTGGCCGGATTATAGCAGGAGGACGAAGAATAGTTGGCAGCAATACGCTCTATGCCGGGTTATTGCTCAAACATCTTTATAACCAGGAGGATTTCGTGCCTTATCAGAGAAGAATTCTCAAGGAGCGGAGGGAAGCATGGATTGGCCGTTAA